The Polypterus senegalus isolate Bchr_013 chromosome 10, ASM1683550v1, whole genome shotgun sequence genomic interval tgggagctcccagacgatgagctgagttgggaggcagggtggctaagcgtctgggagagtggagtattattattattattggagtatttgggagtggagggtgctttgtgcacattattgatataataaatatcattattggacttttacctagtgtctgacgtggtgtctgagggtgcaagggtgcgagaagcatcttaatttgttacaatagatagatagatagatagatagatagatagatagatagatagatagatagatagatagatagatagatagatagatgtgaaaggcactatataatagatagatagatagatagatagatgtgaaaggcactatataatagatagatagatagatagatagatagatagatagatagatagatagatagatagatgttcttTATTTGTCCTGAAAGGCAAGTTAAAAGATTATTGGAGATCTTCTCAGAACATTGCACACCATGTCTTTGTTGGTCTGCCCGTTTTCCTGTCAGCTTTTATGTGGCGTCCagtagatttcagtttttgctagGAGCTCAGTGGGAAAAGACACAGAACATGCCAGTCTCGGTTTGGCATTTTATGACAAGATCCTTTGAACTCCAAGGCACTCCATTACAGAATATTCTTCATCAGTAATACGATCCAAGTAAGAGATTTGGCAAAGTCAGCTTCTGGGTAATCTTCTTTGTTTCAAAGGCTTAGATGGCTGTCAGGACAACGATTGTGGTGTACAGCTGCATCTTTATGGTTGTGCTAAATGAAGGTGAGGACCAAATCAGGTGAAGTCACTGAAAGATCGCAGCCACTTTGCCAGTTTTTCTGTTCATGGTGTTTCTTAGTGCCCCCATCACAAGCTGATACACTGCTGATATAGGTGAAGATCCCTGATTACATGTTGGCCAGTTGTTATCTGTATCTTAATCTTGCGATTGACTCCCATGGCCTTGGTCTTTTCGCTGCAGATTCTTAACCCTAACTTCAGGTTGGttgcttgtttctttttctatatACTTTTTGGCACTTCTCTTCCTAACACAACCTGATCAGATTTTCCAGTTGAGATGCACTACGTGAAGATTGGATCCCCTTTCACGCTGAACTGTGAAGACCCTTCAGCAGACAGAGGAGGCCGACTGGAGTGGAGAAGGAATAATACCCAGCAAAGTGAGAATGGCCAACTGTCAATCAGCAGTGCCCTCCAGACACACCATGGGATTTATACTTGCCACTTCAAGGATAATGAAGATGTGCTGAGAGCTGTCCACTTGCAACCAGGCTGTAGGTTCATGCATCTGCCTATCTGTCTGCTAAGTTTCTTGATCCCAAAAACTAATGGCTTGTCTCTGTGCAGATCCTCCTGGTACCCCAGTAGTCCACTGTAGGTCTAACAACTATCCAGAAGAGGCTCAGTGCAACTGGTACCTGGAGAATGAAACCCACATCCCAACCAATTTTACTGCCACCTACAGGTCAGTAGGGGTGCTCTACATGTTTTAACTAGTACTGTTATGGCCTAAATGGCCCAAATAAATACCAGTGGATGTGCCCTGCAGTAGACAGTCATCATGTTTAGGGCTTCTTCACACATTTTACCTGTGCTGACAGGAACGCCCTAAACTGGATAAGCAGCCTAAAAATGGATAGGCCCCTCAGATTGCTTCATGTCCCAACTAGTAGTAAGGATTCAATGAGGTGAATGGACAGAAAAAGGGATGGAATCAACTTTTAGCTACTGTTTTTGTCAGTGAATCCCAGATgtgaaaaagtattattattattattattattattattattattattattattattattattattatttatattaatatcttATACTGTGGCTTGAAAGCTAGTTTTAGTATATCTTGGTCTTGCTACCTGTACACCTGAAGCTAATTTAAACTGATTATGAGATTGAAGTTAACACAGTTCAGCTCCCAAGACCCTATTTCACTTcttacaaacatatacacactggttattTTATCTGAGCTGAAACATTTGCATTAAAGAATAATGCTTGCTTTTCACATTTGTAttacatttgtgtatttttccCAGATTTTTTTTCACCGTCTGCATGCCTTGCAGAATTCAAACTCATCGTTATTCCCATCAATTTGAATTGGCTGCGGCATTTCTCCTCTTCTAGAGTTGTCCTAATCTTTGCCCACGATGACCTCTCATCGTTGgcccttgcaccttatctccatTCACATTACCTCCTCAAAGCGGTTTCTGCAGCCTCTCACTCAGTAATTCAGGGTCACCTCTGGACAGCATGATACCCTATGAGTCTTTAGTCCTCTGCCTTTATCTTGCATCTCCTAACTGTCTGctaaactcctgtttaaatacacacaattcAAAGtaattctagttttttttttccatatgtgCTTATGGTCTTATTCACTTAAAAGTTTCATCTTTTCTAAATTAtcctagaataaaaatatacacaagtcgtatttaataaactgaaaaatgtaatttttcatcttTGGTACACACGCATGGACAGAGACGAGTCACAGACAGAGTTTTGTTGTCATTGCCCTTGAATTGATTGGGCAGACAGACTGACTGGGTCAGCTCATCCAGGTCCAGGTGTTACTCTTACATAAACAGATTAACAGGTGAGACACTGACAGACAGATAGGCTGAAAAGTAGGGCTAGCCGGGACTGGGCATGTGAATTGGACACGCATGGACAGGCAGGTGGACAGGGTTAGCCGGTGACGCAGTCAGTGCTCTGGCTCCCAGGAGAGCGGGAGTAGTTTGTCTTGTAGTTTCCCGTCTGTCTTCATGTCTATAACCTGAATCTCTACTCTGGTATCCCTTGCAGACATGGCCTGTTTGGAGAAGAGCAGGAATGCCTTGTGACCAACATGTCATGTGTGATAAGGGGTTTCGCTCTCTACTCAACGCATCCCTACATCTTTAATGTGACCGCATGGAACCCACTGGGCCGGAAAGAAAAGCTACTTCAGTTTGTCATCGAGCACATCGGTAAGCAGGGAGTATTTTAACCTGTAAAAGTGTTCACGAACGACACTTTAACCtctaaggttctttttatattggtgtGTATGTTAATACTGGAAATATCTAAATTGTTAGCCTTGATTTACATGTACACCCGCAATTTgggtaggaatataagtaacaagtggGTTAAGCAACATAGGTGGTGTGATAGATAGAGGGCGATgccgtccccttgaaccctcagatcagacgccagacaccagataaaagtccaaatattgactttattattataaataagtgcacaaagcaccctccactccactatacttaataaacaatcaataatcacaaataaccacaataataataatcctccacacctcccagcagctcagtcacccttcctcccaactcggctgtCTGCTGagatctcccatagtccttttatattacctgacccggaagtgcttccgatccccagtccatgtgattcttatcacttccgggtcagattaaaactcttcttttcttcatcccggaagtactttatttcttctgtcctcatgactacagagtacttccgggctacatCAAACTTACAagtccttgatcctccctgcagtgtcctctggtggcccccatggtatccagcaaggctgtgaaggaaaactccaaggtccaagatgccctgctggaatttggggcctcTCCACATCGCAGggtgggctccatctggtggtgtGGGGGTAATGGCCAGGATAAATGGCT includes:
- the ebi3 gene encoding interleukin-27 subunit beta, with product MCVVSLNTQTAPKGSPGYSQCRRLLCTSAGLLLQMVTLHQLSVLLLLFSAGQESALISQDPMDQAPNFPVEMHYVKIGSPFTLNCEDPSADRGGRLEWRRNNTQQSENGQLSISSALQTHHGIYTCHFKDNEDVLRAVHLQPGYPPGTPVVHCRSNNYPEEAQCNWYLENETHIPTNFTATYRHGLFGEEQECLVTNMSCVIRGFALYSTHPYIFNVTAWNPLGRKEKLLQFVIEHIVKPDPPEDLMAWPSIEWKRQLDISWQPPHTWQHPILFPLKYQVQYSWSDGKASRTTGPYEVTGIKLKGLRPRTTYSISVSAKDILDNGEASDWSPTVTATTN